Below is a genomic region from Cyanobacteriota bacterium.
ATTCAGACGCATCCGTGCGTAGGAGCGCAGCGGATGCCTTAGGCAACATCGGCAGTGAGGAGGTGATTCCAGCCTTACTCAAGGCGCTGGCAGATTCAGACGAATCCGTGCGTGGGAGCGCAGCGGATGCCTTAGGCAACATCGGCAGTGAGCAGGCGATCCCAGCCTTACTCAAGGCGCTAGAACACTCAGACCGTACCGTGCGTTGGAATGCAGCGGCAGCCTTAGGCCAAATTGGTAGTGAACAAGCCATTCCAGGCTTACTCAAAGTAATGGAAGATTCAGACTGTTTCGTGCGTTGGAGAGCAGCAGAGGCCCTAGGCCAAATC
It encodes:
- a CDS encoding HEAT repeat domain-containing protein, producing DEVDLGLGARLAGEVRPEFQASTVGLILQQPRDKLPPWLRMQLLADSNSEAVIPAIIKALADSDASVRRNAAAALGNIGSEQAIPALLKALADSDASVRRSAADALGNIGSEEVIPALLKALADSDESVRGSAADALGNIGSEQAIPALLKALEHSDRTVRWNAAAALGQIGSEQAIPGLLKVMEDSDCFVRWRAAEALGQI